In a single window of the Pseudomonas entomophila genome:
- a CDS encoding peptidylprolyl isomerase, producing MKAQARHILVKTADEAEKLKQRIANGEAFDVLAKKFSTCPSGKRGGDLGEVRPGQMVGAIDQVIFKKPLRVVHGPIKSKFGYHLVQTFFRD from the coding sequence ATGAAAGCCCAAGCCCGCCACATCCTGGTCAAGACCGCTGACGAAGCCGAGAAGCTCAAGCAGCGCATCGCCAACGGCGAGGCCTTCGACGTGCTGGCGAAGAAATTCTCCACCTGCCCCTCCGGCAAGCGTGGCGGCGACCTGGGCGAAGTGCGCCCAGGCCAGATGGTCGGCGCCATCGATCAGGTGATCTTCAAGAAACCCCTGCGCGTGGTACACGGCCCGATCAAAAGCAAGTTCGGTTATCACCTGGTGCAGACGTTCTTCCGCGACTGA
- a CDS encoding autotransporter outer membrane beta-barrel domain-containing protein has product MTAFTAGQKATVRNAGLIDLSTGNDAQGRLTLNGDYLGDNATLRLNSVLAGDEAVSDRLVVGLGSITGSTRLQANNLGGAGAATAGNGIQVVEAREGVPSSDTAFVQTQTRSAGAYDHRLFKQPGQPPAGSQRHEPGGTLATLAAGRQQPQPGDAQ; this is encoded by the coding sequence GTGACGGCGTTCACCGCAGGCCAGAAAGCAACAGTACGCAACGCAGGGTTGATCGACCTGAGCACTGGCAACGATGCCCAGGGGCGTCTCACCCTGAACGGCGACTACCTGGGCGACAACGCCACACTGCGGCTCAACAGCGTGCTGGCGGGTGACGAGGCGGTCTCCGACCGCCTGGTGGTGGGCCTGGGTAGCATTACCGGTAGCACAAGGCTGCAGGCCAACAATCTCGGCGGCGCAGGCGCAGCCACGGCGGGCAACGGCATCCAGGTCGTGGAGGCCCGCGAGGGCGTCCCCAGCAGCGACACGGCATTCGTTCAAACCCAGACACGCTCGGCCGGCGCCTACGACCATCGTCTGTTCAAGCAACCTGGACAGCCGCCAGCAGGAAGCCAGCGGCATGAACCTGGGGGTACGCTGGCAACTCTAGCGGCGGGCCGCCAGCAGCCCCAGCCCGGCGACGCCCAGTAG
- a CDS encoding LysE family translocator, producing the protein MDLSSLLLFIPACFALNMAPGPNNLLSLHNASRYGLRTACVAGGGRLLAFSGMIALAAMGLAVVLHTSEYLFLAIKVLGAGYLFYIAWQLWRAPVGEAQVTGEQPRGTWKLARQEFWVAAGNPKAILIFTAFLPQFVSVGGSVPVSEQFLQLGVLFLLLEWAAIAIYAGLGAYLQRWFERPAPRRMFNRVSASLLGVAGLGLLAARR; encoded by the coding sequence ATGGACCTGTCGAGCCTGTTGCTGTTCATCCCCGCCTGCTTTGCCCTGAACATGGCCCCGGGGCCGAACAATCTGCTGTCGCTGCACAACGCCAGCCGCTACGGCCTGCGCACCGCCTGCGTGGCCGGTGGCGGGCGCCTGCTGGCGTTCAGCGGCATGATCGCCCTGGCCGCCATGGGGCTGGCGGTGGTGCTGCATACCAGCGAGTACCTGTTCCTGGCGATCAAGGTGCTGGGCGCGGGCTACCTGTTCTACATCGCCTGGCAGCTGTGGCGCGCGCCGGTGGGGGAGGCACAGGTGACGGGGGAGCAGCCGCGGGGTACCTGGAAGCTGGCACGCCAGGAGTTCTGGGTGGCGGCCGGCAACCCGAAGGCGATTCTGATTTTCACCGCCTTCCTGCCGCAGTTCGTCAGCGTGGGTGGCAGCGTCCCGGTCAGCGAGCAGTTCCTGCAACTGGGTGTGCTGTTCCTGCTGCTGGAGTGGGCGGCCATCGCCATTTACGCTGGGTTGGGTGCCTACCTGCAGCGCTGGTTCGAGCGCCCCGCACCGCGCCGGATGTTCAACCGGGTCAGCGCCTCGCTACTGGGCGTCGCCGGGCTGGGGCTGCTGGCGGCCCGCCGCTAG
- a CDS encoding metallophosphoesterase yields MSRYRRIAANTRGRDLAVGDIHGHFQRLQACLEDVGFNPRVDRLFSVGDLVDRGPDSESALEWLAEPWFHAVQGNHETLAINHLCGGRVDLDMYRAAGGGWFIDLPEHEQEPFVEAFLTMPIALEVETVHGPIGLLHADSPFSDWAALKKSLQNDDDPDVREICQWSRRRLREGDEQWVEGLRALVVGHTPLRRMTVLGNVWHLDTGGWGSGHFSLLDLASLTLVSPMPGE; encoded by the coding sequence ATGAGCCGTTATCGGCGGATAGCCGCCAACACCCGCGGGCGCGACCTGGCCGTGGGCGATATCCACGGGCATTTCCAGCGCTTGCAAGCTTGCCTGGAGGACGTGGGTTTCAATCCTCGGGTCGATCGCCTGTTCAGCGTGGGTGACCTGGTCGACCGAGGGCCTGACAGCGAGAGCGCCCTGGAATGGCTGGCCGAACCCTGGTTCCATGCGGTGCAGGGCAACCACGAGACACTGGCGATCAACCACCTGTGCGGTGGGCGGGTCGACCTGGACATGTACCGTGCAGCGGGGGGCGGTTGGTTTATCGACCTGCCGGAGCACGAGCAGGAGCCGTTCGTGGAAGCCTTCCTGACGATGCCCATCGCGCTGGAGGTCGAAACCGTCCATGGGCCGATTGGCCTGCTGCATGCCGACAGCCCGTTCAGTGACTGGGCGGCACTGAAGAAGAGCCTGCAAAACGACGATGATCCTGATGTACGGGAAATCTGCCAGTGGTCGCGGCGGCGGCTGAGGGAAGGCGACGAGCAGTGGGTCGAAGGGCTGCGCGCCCTGGTGGTCGGGCATACGCCGCTGCGCAGGATGACAGTGCTGGGTAACGTCTGGCACCTCGATACCGGCGGCTGGGGCAGTGGTCACTTCAGCTTGCTCGACCTCGCATCGCTGACACTGGTCAGCCCCATGCCAGGTGAATGA
- a CDS encoding DUF3016 domain-containing protein, with protein MRTTLACAVLMVLAFDSMAQGTPAAQVEVQFEHPENFRDASLDSAGYEQGAETQVMQAITTHLQKLGQRYLKPGQQLVIDIRDIDLAGRFEPWHNHAYDVRFMRDITWPSIDLVYTLTQPGHPALQAQEHLSDKMYLSRPGRQANGDRLFAEKAMLTDWFRQRFAQLPPS; from the coding sequence ATGCGTACCACCCTGGCCTGTGCCGTACTGATGGTGCTGGCATTTGACAGCATGGCACAGGGCACCCCGGCCGCACAGGTCGAGGTGCAATTCGAACACCCGGAGAACTTCCGCGATGCCAGCCTCGACAGCGCAGGCTACGAGCAAGGCGCCGAGACGCAAGTGATGCAGGCCATCACCACACACCTGCAGAAACTCGGCCAGCGCTACCTGAAACCCGGCCAGCAGTTGGTCATCGATATCCGTGACATCGACCTGGCGGGGCGTTTCGAGCCCTGGCACAACCACGCCTACGATGTGCGCTTCATGCGTGACATCACCTGGCCCAGCATCGACCTGGTCTACACCCTCACCCAACCTGGCCATCCAGCCCTTCAGGCGCAGGAGCACCTGAGCGACAAGATGTACCTCAGCCGCCCTGGGCGCCAGGCCAACGGTGATCGCCTGTTTGCCGAGAAAGCCATGCTCACCGACTGGTTCCGCCAGCGCTTCGCCCAGTTGCCGCCCTCCTGA
- a CDS encoding methylated-DNA--[protein]-cysteine S-methyltransferase: MSNAFTLQSSPVGTLTLVARGECLAAVLWEHERSNRVRLGELHRDDHHPVLRETARQLGEYFAGTRQCFELALDFAGTDFQRQVWAALLTIPFGETRSYSDIARQIGKPDAVRAVGAANGRNPISIIAPCHRVIGASGSLTGFAGGLPAKQFLLALEGRQSLALDF; encoded by the coding sequence ATGTCGAACGCTTTCACGCTGCAGTCTTCCCCCGTCGGCACCCTCACCCTGGTGGCCCGTGGCGAGTGCCTGGCCGCCGTGCTCTGGGAGCATGAGCGCAGCAACCGCGTGCGGCTGGGCGAGTTGCACCGCGATGATCATCATCCTGTGCTGCGTGAAACCGCCCGCCAACTGGGCGAGTACTTCGCCGGCACACGGCAGTGTTTCGAACTGGCGCTGGACTTCGCCGGCACCGATTTCCAGCGCCAGGTCTGGGCGGCACTGCTGACCATCCCCTTCGGTGAGACCCGCAGCTACAGCGACATCGCCCGGCAGATCGGCAAACCTGACGCGGTACGGGCGGTTGGCGCGGCCAACGGGCGCAACCCGATCTCGATCATCGCCCCCTGCCACCGGGTGATCGGGGCGTCCGGCAGCCTCACCGGCTTCGCGGGTGGGCTGCCGGCCAAACAGTTCCTGCTGGCGCTGGAAGGGCGACAGAGCCTGGCACTGGACTTCTGA
- a CDS encoding DUF2388 domain-containing protein has product MAAWKTLVIALLATISAQGLANEKNGTYEGVMLMITILPFTPLTATTALSESAKDNFKPAKADALTFIGSGGEIRGAQFEQAVRYYHAAYAPAPMTDDQLALAIVTAF; this is encoded by the coding sequence ATGGCGGCATGGAAAACCCTGGTCATTGCCCTCCTGGCAACGATCAGCGCACAGGGTTTGGCGAACGAAAAAAACGGAACATACGAGGGGGTCATGTTGATGATAACGATACTCCCTTTCACTCCCTTGACAGCAACCACCGCGCTTTCCGAATCGGCGAAGGACAACTTCAAACCCGCCAAGGCCGACGCACTCACCTTCATTGGCTCAGGGGGCGAGATACGAGGGGCGCAGTTCGAGCAGGCCGTCCGTTACTATCACGCTGCCTACGCCCCTGCGCCCATGACGGATGATCAGCTGGCCCTCGCGATAGTGACGGCATTCTGA
- a CDS encoding META and DUF4377 domain-containing protein yields the protein MPTPSSSVAGQPALSAYYWNLVSANDASGKPIAGLDNGFERKLRLNFFDSKLNISGGCNTQFGGYSYQDGVLKVQSLASTLMACDKRLMDGDAPIGRLFKGDLRTAITGAAPEPVLQLTTQDGSVLKFQGEATPETRYGSKGEIKFLEVAAKPVKCSHPLIPNYQCLQVRERRYDDAGLQLPTQDAWHPLYQSIEGYEHHDGVRTVLRVKQYAWKNPPADAPSQVYVLDLVVEQDASGKGK from the coding sequence ATGCCCACCCCCTCCTCGTCCGTCGCTGGCCAGCCTGCACTCTCGGCCTACTACTGGAACCTGGTATCGGCCAACGATGCTTCAGGCAAGCCCATCGCTGGCCTGGACAATGGCTTCGAACGCAAGCTGCGGCTGAACTTTTTCGACAGCAAGCTGAACATCAGCGGCGGCTGCAACACCCAATTCGGGGGTTACAGCTATCAGGACGGTGTACTGAAGGTCCAGTCGCTCGCCTCGACCCTGATGGCCTGCGACAAGCGCCTGATGGATGGGGACGCCCCGATTGGTCGCCTGTTCAAGGGTGACCTGCGCACAGCCATCACCGGCGCCGCCCCTGAACCGGTGCTGCAGCTGACCACCCAGGACGGCTCGGTGCTGAAGTTCCAGGGCGAAGCCACCCCAGAGACCCGCTACGGCAGCAAGGGCGAGATCAAGTTCCTGGAGGTGGCCGCCAAGCCCGTCAAATGCAGCCACCCGCTGATCCCGAACTACCAGTGCCTGCAAGTGCGCGAGCGCCGTTATGACGACGCCGGCCTGCAATTGCCGACCCAGGATGCCTGGCATCCGCTGTACCAGTCCATCGAGGGCTATGAGCACCATGATGGCGTACGTACCGTGCTGCGGGTGAAGCAGTACGCGTGGAAGAACCCGCCCGCCGACGCACCGTCGCAAGTCTATGTGCTGGACCTAGTGGTCGAGCAGGACGCCTCGGGCAAAGGCAAGTAA
- a CDS encoding DUF6434 domain-containing protein codes for MGFDWHAGPITRATPLDNNYRNTQKVRQFLVAECGESFKFDRAFMAWINSGAPTTMGDVADEWLRRHP; via the coding sequence ATGGGCTTTGACTGGCACGCTGGACCGATCACCCGCGCCACCCCACTGGACAACAACTACCGGAACACGCAGAAGGTTCGGCAGTTCCTGGTCGCTGAGTGCGGCGAGTCCTTCAAGTTCGACCGCGCCTTCATGGCCTGGATCAACAGCGGCGCACCCACCACCATGGGGGACGTCGCAGATGAATGGCTGCGCAGGCACCCGTGA
- a CDS encoding ABC-F family ATPase, translating into MISTANITMQFGSKPLFENVSVKFNNGNRYGLIGANGCGKSTFMKILGGDLEPSGGQVMLEPNTRLGKLRQDQFAYEEFTVIDTVIMGHEQLWKVKAERDRIYSLPEMTEEDGMAVAELETEFAEMDGYTAESRAGELLLGLGIPLEQHFGPMSEVAPGWKLRVLLAQALFSDPDVLLLDEPTNHLDINTIRWLETILTARNSTMIIISHDRHFLNSVCTHMADLDYGELRLFPGNYDEYMTAATQAREQLLSDNAKKKAQIAELQTFVSRFSANASKAKQATSRAKQIDKIQLAEVKPSSRVSPFIRFEQTKKLHRQAVTVEKMAKAFDDKVLFKDFSFAIEAGERVAIIGPNGIGKTTLLRTLVGEMTPDKGEVKWTDSAEVGYYAQDHAHDFEDDVTLFDWMGQWTSGEQVIRGTLGRMLFSNDEILKSVKVISGGEQGRMLFGKLILQKPNVLVMDEPTNHLDMESIEALNLALENYPGTLLFVSHDREFVSSLATRIIELTPDGVVDFSGTYDDYLRSQGVLV; encoded by the coding sequence TTGATTTCCACAGCCAATATCACCATGCAGTTCGGCTCCAAGCCGCTGTTCGAAAACGTCTCGGTCAAATTCAACAACGGCAACCGCTACGGCCTGATCGGCGCCAACGGTTGCGGCAAGTCGACCTTCATGAAGATCCTCGGCGGCGACCTGGAGCCGTCCGGCGGCCAGGTGATGCTCGAGCCGAACACCCGCCTGGGCAAGCTGCGCCAGGATCAGTTCGCCTATGAAGAGTTCACCGTGATCGACACGGTGATCATGGGCCACGAGCAGCTGTGGAAGGTCAAGGCCGAGCGTGACCGCATCTACTCGCTGCCGGAAATGACCGAGGAAGACGGCATGGCCGTCGCCGAGCTGGAAACCGAATTCGCCGAGATGGACGGCTACACCGCCGAATCCCGCGCCGGCGAGCTGCTGCTGGGCCTGGGCATTCCACTGGAACAGCACTTCGGCCCGATGAGCGAAGTGGCCCCGGGCTGGAAACTGCGCGTGCTGCTGGCCCAGGCGCTGTTCTCCGACCCGGACGTGCTGCTGCTCGACGAGCCGACCAACCACCTGGACATCAACACCATCCGCTGGCTGGAAACGATTCTCACGGCGCGTAACAGCACCATGATCATCATTTCCCACGACCGTCACTTCCTCAACAGCGTCTGCACCCACATGGCCGACCTGGACTACGGTGAGCTGCGCCTGTTCCCAGGCAACTACGACGAGTACATGACCGCCGCCACCCAGGCCCGCGAGCAGCTGCTGTCGGACAACGCCAAGAAGAAAGCCCAGATCGCCGAGCTGCAGACCTTCGTCAGCCGCTTCTCGGCCAACGCCTCCAAGGCCAAGCAGGCCACCTCGCGCGCCAAGCAGATCGACAAGATCCAGCTGGCCGAGGTCAAGCCGTCGAGCCGGGTCAGCCCGTTCATCCGCTTCGAGCAAACCAAAAAACTGCACCGCCAGGCCGTTACCGTCGAGAAGATGGCCAAGGCCTTCGACGACAAGGTGTTGTTCAAGGACTTCAGCTTCGCTATCGAAGCCGGCGAGCGCGTGGCCATCATCGGCCCCAACGGCATCGGCAAGACCACCCTGCTGCGCACCCTGGTCGGTGAAATGACCCCGGACAAGGGCGAAGTGAAATGGACCGACAGCGCCGAAGTGGGCTACTACGCCCAGGACCACGCCCACGACTTCGAGGACGACGTCACCCTGTTCGACTGGATGGGCCAGTGGACCAGCGGTGAGCAGGTGATCCGCGGCACCCTGGGGCGCATGCTGTTCTCCAACGACGAGATCCTCAAGTCGGTGAAGGTGATCTCCGGTGGCGAGCAGGGCCGCATGCTGTTCGGCAAGCTGATCCTGCAGAAGCCCAACGTGCTGGTGATGGACGAACCGACCAACCACCTGGACATGGAATCGATCGAGGCGCTGAACCTGGCGTTGGAGAACTACCCAGGCACCCTGCTGTTCGTCAGCCATGACCGTGAGTTCGTGTCGTCCCTGGCCACCCGTATCATCGAGCTGACGCCTGATGGCGTGGTCGATTTCAGCGGCACCTACGACGACTACCTGCGTAGCCAGGGCGTGTTGGTCTGA